ttgtagcttcttgactctcgtccttgtaattggaccttgaggtatgaaaattccttggtcgtagTTCATATCACTTAAGTTAAGTAAAACTTAAATGAATATGGAAGAATTAGGACAAGAACCGAAAGTTAAGGATCTAAACCGAATGTTTTGGTTGGGAATCAAATAACCATGAATGATTTATGCTTGTTATTACGAAATGTTCATGACTTATGAGCTTGAATCGGggcttaaaaatttatgataagaATTATGTCGCAAATGTTCCTTAAGAATAACCCTTCGGAGCAAGAACACATGAAACTAAGAAAACACTCCAAGTCCACTAAGACATGAAGACTACTAGGTACCACtcacaaacaaaatacaaagatCAATAGACTTATAACTCAAGAACCCCTAGACTTTCTACTGTATAGCATGTTCATGACTTAGGCTACTGCTTGGAATGTAACAACCTTTGGGTGTAGGTTTCCAAACTGTATTGCAGAGAATGCATGAGGCCCTGATGCACATTCAGACTACGCCACTTGGAATGCATTAAGTAATGGACGTAGGTTTTTAGATTGTGTTGCTTGGAACCATGAAGCCTTGTACACAAGTTATTAGGTCCATGTCTCATACCATAAATCCTAGAGAGACTGTttcaaagaacaagaaaaaggaaccAGAACCAAGAACCACGGACAAGAAACTAGAGCAAGGGTTAAGATTCAAGTACTCGAACAAacccacaaattattaaaaaaaaattaatgaaggGTATCTTGAAGAGGTTCGGACGTAAAGAAAAGTTAATCCCACTCTTCATTGggtccttcaaaattttagattagaTTATATTAGTGATGTATTGATTGGCCTTGTCATCAACCTTCTCTATTATGCATAACGTGTTCCAAATGTCTAATGCTCTATAAATACGTAATTGACCAGACCCATGTGATGGACTATGAGCctttgtaattagatttgagcctaagtttcgagaaacgacccatacaatttttagctcAAGAAATAAAGACTTCAAACACTAGAGAGATAACATTCGTCaggtattttgaaaaaatcatAAGTCACAGGATGCAACATGAAAATGGGAAGATGAAATAATAGAGAAGTATCCCGAGTTATTCTATGTTTAAGGTACTTCcgagaacaaaaaataaattaaaatacaNTGAAAAAATCATAAGTCACAGGATGCAACATGAAAATGGGAAGATGAAATAATAGAGAAGTATCCCGAGTTATTCTATGTTTAAGGTACTTCCAAgaacgaaaaataaattaaaatacaccTCACTTTCTTTCCTCGTTAATTTATGTCATGATTTTAAGCTATaaggatctcatgcatttttttGTATCATATGCATCTGGATATTTTTTCGTTGTAATTAGTATGGATGCGTACCTTACAacatttatgttcgccatgatgtTAACCATGCTCTTTCCATTCACGATGACTAGTAGAGTGAGCATGCGCTAGTTCGACAAGCCAAGCCCAGGGGTACGTATTCGAGCCTACCTAGTGGGTTCATGTGCGCTTGCGTAGACCAtggtagggaagtactacacatcgaACGCTGCCCACGACTAAAAAGTAGCCTAAGGCCATGTCATgatgtttttataaaatgattgATCCTTCCATATTGCATGTGTATGCCCACGACTAAAAAGTAGCCTAAGGCCATGTCATgatgtttttataaaatgattgATCCTTCCATATTGCATGTGTATGCATTTCCTGACCCAATAGTGGGGCTACTTaccgagtatttcttaaaatactcaagttacgttattatttttcaggtaaagataAGGCACATCTGCACGGATGACAACACCACGGTGATGACCATGGAATTGAAGTTAGGGTAGATGCATTCATGTTATTTATAGTCATTAGGTTAGATCACGacattagtttattttatttaaacttcacgttatttattttccactctgttgttttaaagattttgATTACGAACGTTTAAGCCTATGACATCGTCtatgaaacattttaaatgaatatttccgTACGCAATGGTCATGTCAAGCANacatttatgttcgccatgatgtTAACCATGCTCTTTCCATTCGCGATGACGGGTAGAGTGAGCATGCGCTAGTTCGACAAGCCAAGCCCATGGGTACGTATTCGAGCCTACCTAGTGGGTTCATGTGCGCTTGCGTAGACCATGGTAGGGAAGTAGTACACATCGAACTGCCCACAACTAAAAAGTAGCCTAAGGCCATGTCATgatgtttttataaaatgattgATCCTTCCATATTGCATGTGTATGCATTTCCTGACCCAATAGTGGGGCTACTTaccgagtatttcttaaaatactcaagttacgttattatttttcaggtaaagataAGGCACATCTGCACGGATGACAACACCACGGTGATGACCATGGAATTGAAGTTAGGGTAGATGCATTCATGTTATTTATAGTCATTAGGTTAGATCACGacattagtttattttatttaaacttcacgttatttattttccactctgttgttttaaagattttgATTACGAACGTTTAAGCCTATGACATCGTCtatgaaacattttaaatgaatatttccgTACGCAATGGTCATGTCAAGCATGCAATAAcgatcttatttttaatagaaaaatatggtTGTCACAaggtctatagtatatggataagatTGAGTGTCTTCTCCCgataatattattgatatggcccaatttgtaattttacaaatggtttgatccaaatcgttcatgtggagaTATGTGAATGGGAATATCCTATGCAATGAGCTTGTATGAGATTTGACCACGAAATATTTTATCTCCTtttataaatccgttaattgagaatattaatatttcaaaggATGATCATATGCtactcgatcttaatcttggGTGAGTTAGGAACTCTTGTCTGTAAGAACTTGTCTTTCGATTTGCATAGGTGAGAATAACATTTGTAGCCGATTCAATATGTCtactattttataatttgatttattgaatttttttaatgttttaattcgTCCACGGCTAGTAAATATTCtctgttttaaaacatttaactcgttacgtatcgtcgtcaacctcacagttttaaaacgcgtctactatggagagggtctagttCTACTCCGACCAATGTCTCACACCATCCGGTGACTGCCtttgataacatttgtaacatcccaagctGACCATTAGCAAATCTTGTTcattttagctcgttacatatcaccatcaacctcatggttttaaaactcgtttgCTAGCTATTATACTTGGTGAACAAACGTTTATCATTATATTCAGAGCGTTGATATAGATGACCACATAACTCAAAACCACTAACCACCACCAAAATGACTTGCATTTTACATATCAATAATTCGATTTACAGTAAGATTTTTTCAAACACGGATCTGGAATTCATTCCCAATaatctggagccctcgaacaaagtacaccatttgttcgacactttagtcacttttgactacaccttcgaggttCACAATTCTTCGTTTAATATTTAAGGANtatatatatatagaattttACTTCTTGCatacattatattaaatgttcttgttgttagatgaacacgactctccacaatggtatgatattgtccacttcgagcataagctctcatggctttgctctgagcttccccaaaaggcctcataccaatagagaaagtattctttgtttataaacccatgatcattccctaaattagcggatgtgagactttcatcatccaacaatctaacatggtatcagagttatgccctaaacttagtcgtacCAATAGAtcggtaaatcctcaaatgtcgaacaaaggactccaaaagaaaaaggaatcaaGCCTCCTCAAAGGCatgaaggcagtaaaaaatgactaagactccaaaggaatcaagtctcgattaaggggaggcgtgctttgttcgaggggaggtgttggacgatgaaagtcccacatcggctaatgtagggaatgatcatgggtttggtatgaggtcttttggggaagcacaaagcaaagtcatgagagcttatgctcaaagtggacaatatcataccattgtggagagtcgtgttcatctaacaagtttaagacatgactctgataccatattaagaatcacgacttttcacaatggtatgatattattcactttgaatataaatccatgatcttccactaaattaacgaATGTGAGACTCATtcccaataattctcaacacgAACAACCTGAACCAACCCGAtcattattaatctaaataatGTCTCAACTCGAtccaattcaacccaactccCAGAAACAAAAACGAGCACgaaagaaaatgcaaatgaaaattgaaaagccAAACgcccatcatcatcataatagTATCACCATAGTGGTAGTGGACACCAAAGAATGCCAGTGAGGTATCAACCATTTTTAGCTAAACACCCACATGACATCCAATAACGCCTTTAATTAGACATTCTTTGGCACAAATCCTCACACCTTATGCATTTTTCACgtgtctttttatttttcaacatgcAATAAATATGCATTGCTCTTTTTTATCCCCACgtgattcttttatttttttttttatttgttcttaattattatttttttttttaaggaaaatggAAACTCCTCTTTCCACTCCTTTTATTTGCCTAACTAAATTTGATGtcttaaatggaaaaaatctTTTATGCTTTGAGTTCTTCCAAAACGGCGAATGGAATAACGGAAGAGTACGCTCGTGAACTTACTTTCCGAATAAACGTCTTCTTTTAGGTTCtgtaaacatatttaaaacatgttcGTAATCGTAaagttcttccattttttattttgtatttaataaattcttaaacttcaaaaattaagtattacgtaaataattttgtgttaATAGATCCTTAGATATCTTGTTTTTATgtctattaaaatttaaattttgagaattttttaaacaaaaattaattttaaatttaataaattaattttagatgaaccgttaatattttattttaaaaatataatcgcactcttttcaaaagtttcattaatatttttaatatatttaattaaaaattagacatattattttcatattattttcatattggTGGTCACCACATTATCCctaattaaattcaaacccTTTAATGTTTAAACAATGACTTTATATCACAATAGACCATTCAACACTATATCATTACTTGGTAGTTGTTAAGGAGACAATTAAATTCATCttcattcaataatttatgtaGGGTATATAAGTTATGGCGTATAGGTTAGACTTGTATAACCTAGAGTTACGCGTAGGGCACGAGTTCAGACTGTGTTGGGTTTGAGAAAAGTTGTAGACCAATCCAAATTTCAGAGCGGTTTGGTTGGGGGTCAAAATTACGAGTGTGCACGAGTTGGGGTTTGAGAAAAGTTTTGAACCAATCCAAAATTTCAGAACGGTTTGGTTGGTGACCTGAATCACCTAACTAGAGTTCATTACCCAACATAACCCTCtcattttcgggttgggttgggttgggttgttttttttttttttttttaattattcaaaaaatcatataatatttaaatattaaacatttacaagtcaACTGATCGCTATTACGAGCATCAATTATTCTTCATCTTCGTAACAATCTTAAAGGTAGAGTAAGGCTGGGTTGAGTAATGaaccttattttttatttggttatgTTGACCCGTTAGAAAAAAGTTCCAACATGTGAACAAGGACAAAAgctgtaaccgcccaagcccaccgctagcagatattgtcctctttcagctttccttttcgagtttctcctcaaggtttttaaaatacgtttgcgagggagaggtttccacacccttataaagaatgtttcgttcttctctccaaccgatgtaggatctcacaaatccaCACCTCTTTGGGGCTAAGTTCTCaatggcactcgttcccttctccaatcgatgtgggacccaccaattcaccccctttggggctcagcgtccttgctggcacactgcctcatgtccacccccttcaagactcagcctcctcgctggcacatcattcagtgtctagctctgataccatttgtaacaacacaaccccactgctagcaaatattatcctctttaggcttttcctttcgagcttcctctcaatgtttttaaacacgtctgctagagagaggtctccacacccttaaaaagaatgtttcgttctcctctccaactgacgtgagatctcacaaaagcTTTCTGTTTTTCAATAAACAAGCTTTCCGCTCTTCATTCTCACACCATTTGAGatcaaatttgagaaatattAATCGGAATTCGAGCTAACATAAACAACTCGACAATCAAAATACCCATAAACCtctttaaatttgaagatttcGAATCTTCATTACTATGATTACGATACTACATCGAGATAAATCTTATTTCGATCCTATTTGAAGCCTAAGATTCCCCACCATTTGAGGCGAACCTAACTCGAGAGAATTTCCGTTAAAGccgaaccaaaccaaaccaaaaccaaTAATTATAGGTGGGTTGTAGTACGTTGTACAAGGACGTGGTAGACTAAGGTACATGTAAGTAAGTAAGGGGTACAGAAAGGGAGGGAACCGGCCGGTCCGGCCCACGGACGGCAGCGTAGGGCCGGTGGGAATTTTGgtggatgaaaaaaaaaaagtaagcaAATCGGACGGTGGAGATCGGGTTTTGGAAGAGACGGGAAGGTGGAATCTGACGGTGGATCTTCCGAGAAAACCTCACAAGGATGTGACTTCCGGTCCAACTCTCGAGGCTTCTGCCACTGCTCAGCTCAGCTCTGTACTGccagagaaaataaaatatttttaatattttttcaattatcgaattaaaagattaaaataaaaaataaaaactttttcactttttttaattccatttatTTGACTCTGAAAtttttagtgaaaaaaaaaaaaaaaaaaaaaaaaaaaaaaaaaaaaaaaaaaaaaaaaaaaaatttttttttttgttgaattcgATAAAgagatataattattacaatataatctattttactatttttgttataaaaatgttaaattaataataaataaaaaaaacttctattaaaaatgcttttttagtttccaaattttcaataataattttatatttaaaaaacacatttatccttaatttcaaaattttcactaatatctaatattatttcatttttaaataatatattaaataatttttaccgtaactattcttaaaattaaaaaagaaaacgctTTATAAAATGTAGACAGACACTCATAAAGgttaatagttttaaaaattttattgtgCCTTACAAGGGAAAGTACAAGGGAATTCTTGGAACGTTTTTGAGAGGTCAAaggtattttagaaattttaagagtattattaaaacttgacgctaaaaaaaattgaattagaaaaataaaaaattatattaaaaaggaTATGAtggtaaataataaatcaaccacaaaaaaaaatgttttattcccctGTTAATCACTCTCATTAGggccagcgtctttgctgTCACACTACTACTGTAATAGTTTATagccactgctagtagatattgtttgctttagtcGCTatatatcgttgtcagcctcataattttaaaataggtcTGCTATGGAGAAGTTTCtgcatattataaaaaatgtttcgttccataTAAcgtgtaattttatttaaaggaAATTCGAatatcctaaatttttaattaattactttttatttattaatgaattagGTTTAAACcctattttaatctttaaatttctatgtttatatatatatatatatatattggacctctaattttaaaaatattaattttagttataaagtttataaaatgtcaaaaacaacattttaaaatttaaatatttagaaaaatattattattatttttttaacgagaatttaaataaaagacaGTTAATATCCAATCGGATGGACAGCTCTAATTTTGACTGGGAGGGTATTTGATTCGGAGTGCGAGCCATCGAACCTCAGATCATNtttttttttttttttttttctctctctctctttcgcAGTCATAAGCATAAATTCAATCGTTTTCACTCGCCTTCCTTTTCGAACCTACTTAAACTCCacatctctctctccctctgtTTCTTCATCACAGAAATCTGCAGGTTTTTCAGTAATCTGAGCTTTCATCGCTTCTGGGTTCTCTGTAATTCCCAATATTATGAGCTTATTGATACTCATACTTCTAATTTGAATCCCCAGAAGAAGCTTTCGGGAATCGAAATGAATCCACCTACTTTGATGAACGATGGCTCATTTCCGAGTAACCCAAATGCCAATGCCAATATCACGCCCTACAATCTCCCGGAGATCTGGCAGTTCCCAATTAATGGCGGAACCGGTGTTGATGAATCTGAACCTGGACTCGCCCTCAGGATGGCTCACCTCGCCCATAATTTGGGGCATTTTGAAGAGATTGCTATGGGGAATCCAGAGGTTTCGTCTAGTGTTCCAATGAACTTGCTGCTGTTGCAGAGACTAGCTCATGTCCGTGGCGTTTCCAAGAAGCGGCTTGATTCAGACCAAGATTCGCCTAAGCTCAGTTCGTCTAGTAATGGCAACAATGTCAGTGGCAATAGTGGCGCCGCGGTATTCGTTTCTTCTCTCTTGACTTCCATTACATTGATTTGAATtctgtttcgttttctttggTTAAATCTAGAATGAAATTGGTGTATTGAAACTGAGAATTTGAATCGTATTTTCTTTGTGCCTGCCAACTGTTCGACAGAATGACTCTGGTGGAAAACGCCTTAAATCAGCGGCTTGTAGAGATGATAAACAAGAATCTAAAACAGAAGCGGAACCCAGATCTGGCAAGGCCGGGGAGAACTCTCAACCCCCTCCAGAAAAACCCAAATTGGATTACATCCATGTGCGAGCGAGAAGGGGCCAAGCAACTGATAGCCATAGTCTAGCAGAAAGGGTACTCACTCAAGCCATTAGTTATGTATTAGTGCTACCAACTTGGGTTTCTCTGTGTATTTGTTGGATTCTTGAATATCTCTTGTTGATTAGAATACTCTGATGAACAGGCCAGAAGAGAAAAGATAAGTGAGAGAATGAAAATTCTACAAGATTTGGTTCCTGGGTGTAATAAGGTAGATCCCTTTGTGTTTAACAGTATTATATATCCCATTAATGaggcgttttttttttccttcgaGCTTAACTGAGATGTCATTTATGAAAAGAATCCTGGAACAAGTTCATGTTGTAAGATTTGACAatgtttgaaactttttcAAAGAATTCTCCAATAAAACCATCTGGCCATGTGTTCTTTGATTCCCCCAAATCATTGATAGCTCGTCGACTTTTCAATAATTGGTTGTCACTTTTAAGTTGTAAGCATGGAATTAAGAGTTGGAAGTTCTCAGGTCATTGGAAAAGCTCTTGTACTAGATGAGATAATCAATTACATTCAATCTCTTCAGCGTCAGGTTGAGGTATTACTGGAAGCTTTCTAGTTATGGATATTGCTTCCTTTTAGACCTGAAAAGTACTGAACTCCATGGTAATCAATTTTCACTTGATGTGCAGTTCTTGTCAATGAAGCTAGAAGCAGTTAATTCGAGAATTGGTCCTGGAATTGAAGTGTTTTCTCCTAAAGATGTGAGTATCTGAAACAAATTTTCTGTTCATTTGCTATTTGATTCTATGTATTCAACTATTCGTTATGAAGATCCGAAGTCATGCATGTTTTTACCCTatcaattttaactttttatctTGGATAGCAAATTTTTGAATTCTGATATTCAAAGCTGAGTGGGTTTGATCTATTCTCActaaaggaaaatgaaagtgaACTCTTCGTTCACATAGTTGGTGAGAATTACAAATAGATAGGAGTTTCGACCTGTACtgtaatggtccaagcccaccactagcaggtattgtccacactcatataaataatgtttcgttctccttcccaaccgatgtagaatctcacaatccaccctcccttcggggcccagcgtcctcactgacacttgttcccttctccaatcgatatgggacccccaatccatcCCTTTTCGAGGCCCatcgtccttgctggcacaccacctcgtatCCACCTTCCTTTGGgacttagcctcctcgctgacacatcgcccggtgtctggctctgataccatttgtaacggcccaagcccaccactagcagatattgtcgtctttgggcctttccttttcgggattcctctcaaggtttttaaaacgcatctgctagggagagattttcacagccttataaagaatgcttcgatctcctctccaaccgatgtgggatctcacatgtaGACTCTTTAAAAAATGCAATAGACTCGATGGAAATAACCCTTTTTATGCTTCCTCACAGCCATTGGCATAAATTAGGATTTGGTGACAGAGATAGAAAACTATGATTCTTTTGACGTTCTTAAATCACAAGTTTAAGTTCTTGTTGGGTGAAACCAGGGGAAAGATTCAGGGAGATGAAGATCcattttttctcttgaaaTATCGTTCTACcataacaaatctaatttttccatttcagtATGGCCAACAGACATTCGATACAACAGGTACGACATTCGGCTCACAAGCAACAAGAGAATACAGCCGTGGGTCATCACCCGAATGGCTGCATATGCAGATCGGTGGCAGTTTCGAAAGATCGACGTAGTAGTCTAGTAAATTCTCTGAACCATTACTAATAAAAGCAAGAAAGAGCAGTAGTAGAGCTCTCAACAAGTATAGTCCATATGGAAAAATGGAAAGGTAGAGTTAAAATGACAGACTGAAGCATGAAGATATATGGATGCTGTTCATCATAGATCTGCTTTTAAGTTAGTGATTGAACATCTGTTAGTGTGTTGGAAAGTAGATTCTCTGATATCTCTGCTCATAAACTCCTTCATACAAATACTAAAAAGTTAACCTGCTGAACAAGCATTATTCTTGTGAAAATAAAGTATTGCTTGGAATgaattttcaacattattattattgttgcagagcttctgtttttttcttttgttcttcagaGTTTGTTTACATTTAAAGCCATTATTGATTAGCCTGTCCCTTTGGTACAGTGCTTATGAATCCTTGTAAGTGCCATATTTGGACTTCAGGTAATAGCTCATAATGAATAAGGGTTTGGATATGACTGTAAAAACTGGATTTTGTTCCTCTCTGGTGTATTTCTTTTAGTGATTTGTAAGTTGTAATTAAGGTGTAATATATAACGGTAGGAATTAAGgtgaaatatataattgtagGGATAAAGAATTAAGgtgaaatatataattgtagGGATAAAACGGGCTTTTGATCTagatataatttcaaataacaagagaaatatataattgtagGGATA
The nucleotide sequence above comes from Cucurbita pepo subsp. pepo cultivar mu-cu-16 chromosome LG11, ASM280686v2, whole genome shotgun sequence. Encoded proteins:
- the LOC111805282 gene encoding transcription factor BHLH089-like; the encoded protein is MNPPTLMNDGSFPSNPNANANITPYNLPEIWQFPINGGTGVDESEPGLALRMAHLAHNLGHFEEIAMGNPEVSSSVPMNLLLLQRLAHVRGVSKKRLDSDQDSPKLSSSSNGNNVSGNSGAANDSGGKRLKSAACRDDKQESKTEAEPRSGKAGENSQPPPEKPKLDYIHVRARRGQATDSHSLAERARREKISERMKILQDLVPGCNKVIGKALVLDEIINYIQSLQRQVEFLSMKLEAVNSRIGPGIEVFSPKDYGQQTFDTTGTTFGSQATREYSRGSSPEWLHMQIGGSFERST